In Gloeocapsa sp. PCC 73106, the genomic stretch GAGTAATTGACCCCCTGCTCCTCCTCTTAGAGGATTAACGAGATCAAAGAAGGTCAAATTAGGGACATCCCTCATTACCAATACATCTTCACCAACCTCAAAGTTTCTGATGACCTTAGGCCTATCAGGAGGTGTACCGTCTATTATTAAAGTGTCTACCATTTTTTGTTATTCCTGGTAACTATAAATCAAAATCAAAGTTGTTACATGACACTACATAGTGATATTGTAATCTATCCCCATGCTCTTGCTAAGGGGCAATCCTTCCTTAAAATGACTATTTATGTAATTTCAAGTTTAACTCGTAGTGTTATCAACACATAGCTATAAGTTTACTACTAATTTTAGGTAAAATACAGAAAAGTTAAAAAAAAGTTACAAGGCTTAGGGCGACTGGGTGGAAAAGTGGACAAGGAGGAAGCATTACGAAAAATTAAAACCCATGTTGAATTTCCAATATCGGAGTAGCTGGAATGATTACATTTACCCTTCTAGGTGCGCGTAGTGCTATACTTGTCTCAATTTACCAATATATCTGAATGACTGAGTTGTGGTCTTGAGCTTAATGTAGCGATTACAAAGCGAATATTTTCAAAAGAATCAAAGGATAAAGTGCCAATTGTTTGATCATAAGTGAATTTTCCTCTGGCAAAAGGTGTACTTGAATTTCCCAAAACAAATTTCTCAATGGGTAAAGTGCCAATGGGTAAAATCAAATAACTAAAGGGAGCAGGATCGCTAAAACCGCGCTTTGTAACCTCAATGAGATCTTCTCCAGGAGTAAAATCGCTAATAATACTCATGCCTTCACGAGGGTTATTGAAAGCAAAGCGATCGCGTCCAGGACCACCGGTGAGTAGATTGCCCCAATCCCCTCCACCAAGGAGGCTATCATCTCCTGTTCCACCCTCTAGAGTATCAACGCCACTTCCTCCTATAAGGGTGTCATTGCCATTTTCTCCAACAAGGCGATCGCTCCCTCCACCTCCGGAAAGTTGATCATTTCCCTCACCTCCAGATAAGACATCATTCCCAGATCCCCCGGAAAGAGCATCATTAGCATCCAACCCCGATAGGATATCATCACCACCTTGTCCTACCAGAGTGTCGTTAGTCCAACTACCCTGAAGTTGATCGTTACCAGAGCTACCCACTCTAAAGTTGTTTTGTAGAGTCGGATAGGGGTTGCTCGATTCTACTACTTGAATAATTTGGTTAGATGGTACATTATACAGGCGCTGCTCTAGACCAGAAGACCATCTAATTCTAATTTCCTGAGCTAACTGATTGAAACCCAGACCAAAATGAATCCTAGAAGAGTTTTGACCGAATCCCTGATTAGTATAGAGTTCCCGGTATTGAGTTCTGCCATCGGGGGTAGTCAGATAAACTTTGGCTCCAAGAGCATCTCGATTAGACACTACTCCTTGTAAATCCACTTGCAGCCATCTGTTGCCATTACTTTGGTTAGCATAGAGTCTGGAAGGAATAAACTGGAGACTATTGCTGTCATTAACTACATTGGTGAGAAACAAATCCATAAAACCATTTAAATCGTAGTCAGCAGTAAATATTCTTTGCACCCCACCTGTGAGCGCCGATAAAGTTCCATGCCATTCCTCACTGGACCTAAAATTGTAAGCTCCACCCGTGTCAGCTACTCTGGTAAAAGTTCCATTACCTATATTTTTGTAAAGGATGCTACTACCGGGACGAGTGCGATTACTAGCATCTACGTCTAATGTAGTCAGATATATATCCTGGTAGCCATCGTTATCAAAATCAGCCGCAACTACACCACTTCCATAAATGGCAGTATTTAAACCCGCTTGTTCCGCTCGATTGACGTAGCGACCCGTGGTCTGGTCATAACTCAGTAAAATTGGCGCTATAGGCTCTGATCCTGCATTTTGAGAAATGATCAAGATTTCCGGAGTTGTATTCCCAAT encodes the following:
- a CDS encoding CRTAC homolog protein produces the protein MNHYDIFDSTLHDRLGRIMRFVEQTAQARISWQQGRAFTYAASWIDFNRDGLLDLIDAPHWIQPGPNQLRIYINQGDGTFVDIAPHVQTDYNVINTDNHGMAWADYDNDGDQDVAFNSGGPTFSTFYINEGGKLVESARYLGVDGALGNRDVPEHSHGLRGRASTWVDVNNDGRLDLINSNWIFTETYKQKSTIVRDLADQGLDQTALYLQNPERRFTQQLNFTGSPIYSSKVSPADLLVDNVLDLIFAEGYRETASFYRSTGGGNFAKQLDSLLTELDLPPQLVIADLLVTDFIGNTTPEILIISQNAGSEPIAPILLSYDQTTGRYVNRAEQAGLNTAIYGSGVVAADFDNDGYQDIYLTTLDVDASNRTRPGSSILYKNIGNGTFTRVADTGGAYNFRSSEEWHGTLSALTGGVQRIFTADYDLNGFMDLFLTNVVNDSNSLQFIPSRLYANQSNGNRWLQVDLQGVVSNRDALGAKVYLTTPDGRTQYRELYTNQGFGQNSSRIHFGLGFNQLAQEIRIRWSSGLEQRLYNVPSNQIIQVVESSNPYPTLQNNFRVGSSGNDQLQGSWTNDTLVGQGGDDILSGLDANDALSGGSGNDVLSGGEGNDQLSGGGGSDRLVGENGNDTLIGGSGVDTLEGGTGDDSLLGGGDWGNLLTGGPGRDRFAFNNPREGMSIISDFTPGEDLIEVTKRGFSDPAPFSYLILPIGTLPIEKFVLGNSSTPFARGKFTYDQTIGTLSFDSFENIRFVIATLSSRPQLSHSDILVN